The genomic stretch GGTTGTGGCTGTACACCGTCTGCTCCATCGCGTTGACGCCCGTGAGGCGCACGCGGATGGGGCTCGTCGTGTCGTCGTCGAGGAGGTCGACGTCGATCGTGTCGCCGTCGGTGATGTACACCACCCGCCCGAGCTCGAAGTGGCAGACGGGACCGTCGGGCTGCTCGGGGATGCACGGCCCGTCGGGCTCGGCGGCGCCGGCCGGGGCGGCGGCGGCGAGGGCCGCGGCGGCGGCCAGCAGGGCGATCAGGAAGCGGGACATCGGGTTCAGGGATCGGCAGCACGGGCCGGCGACTGAAGTCGCGGCGTGGGTAAGGTGCGCTCGCCTGTGATCAAGGTCAGCGTCATCGTTCCGGTCTACAACCCCGGCAAGAACATCAGAGATCTCGTACGGACGGTCCTCGGGCAGACGCTGCCCGCGGACGAGTACGAGGTGATCTTCGTCGACGACGGCTCGACCGACGACACGCCCGCCCTCCTCGACGAGCTCGCGGCCGAGCATGCCAACGTCCGCGTCGAGCACACGCCGAACTCCGGCTGGCCGGGGCGCCCGCGCAACATCGGCACCGACCTGGCCCAGGGCGAGTACGTCCTGTACGCCGACAACGACGACTGGATCGGCAAGGAGGCGCTCCAGCGGCTCTACGACAAGGCGAAGGCCGACGACGCCGACGTCGTGGTCGGCAAGGTCGTGGGGCACGGCAAGGACGTCGCCCGGCCCATCTTCGCCGCCAACCAGGCCGGCGTCGGGCTCGACTGGGAACCGCTGGTCACGCTGCTGTCGCCGCACAAGCTGTTCCGGCGCGCCTTCCTCGACGAGCAGGGGATCCGCTTCCCCGAGGGGCGGCGCCGGCTCGAGGACCACGTCTTCATGGTCAACGCCTACGCCCGCACTCGCAAGGTCTCGGTTCTCGCGGACTATCCCTGCTACCACTGGGTGCGCCGCCGCCGCAGCGCGTCGTTCCGCCGCCTCGACCCGACGGGCTACTACCGCGACCTCGAGGAGGTCCTCGACATCCTCGACCGGCACGTCGAGCCCGGCGAGCTGCGCGACCGCCTCTACAGCAACTGGTACCGGGGCAAGCTGCTGCGGCGCGTCGGCGGGCCCGCGTTCGTCCGCCGCACCGAAGGCGACGAGGCCTACTCGCGCGAGCTGTTCGAGGAGATCCGCCGTGTCGCCGAACGGCGCTTCGGCGACCGGATGGAGCCGTACCTGCCGTTCAGCCTGCGCGTGCGCTCCTACCTGCTGCGCACGGGGAGCTTCGAGGGCCTGCTCGCGCTGGCGGCGTTCGAGTCCCAGCTCGAGGCGCGCGCGATCGGCTACCCGCGCGCCCACGGCAAGGGCCTGGCCGTGCGCGTCGACCTCGCACTGCGCGGAGCCGAGCAGCCGCTGCGCTTCGAGCGCTTCGGCGACGAGGAGCGCCCGCGGGTGCGATGGGTCCCGCCGCCCGGGCCGCTGCGCGACGCGCTGCCCGACGAGGTGCTCGACGCGACCGACGACTTCGCCGCCAGCCGGCCGGGGCTGTTCCTGCGCTCGCCGAAGACGC from Capillimicrobium parvum encodes the following:
- a CDS encoding glycosyltransferase family 2 protein — encoded protein: MIKVSVIVPVYNPGKNIRDLVRTVLGQTLPADEYEVIFVDDGSTDDTPALLDELAAEHANVRVEHTPNSGWPGRPRNIGTDLAQGEYVLYADNDDWIGKEALQRLYDKAKADDADVVVGKVVGHGKDVARPIFAANQAGVGLDWEPLVTLLSPHKLFRRAFLDEQGIRFPEGRRRLEDHVFMVNAYARTRKVSVLADYPCYHWVRRRRSASFRRLDPTGYYRDLEEVLDILDRHVEPGELRDRLYSNWYRGKLLRRVGGPAFVRRTEGDEAYSRELFEEIRRVAERRFGDRMEPYLPFSLRVRSYLLRTGSFEGLLALAAFESQLEARAIGYPRAHGKGLAVRVDLALRGAEQPLRFERFGDEERPRVRWVPPPGPLRDALPDEVLDATDDFAASRPGLFLRSPKTLSEYPVATKGEARLITDGTVAQAGDARLNPSRASGGSPLRGGTWELHAIADVAGFSAPAQVSRRMASEPMLLRMGADGQLVERKPPKPPAPPPAPPRLRQRVVGRVPGGPAVWRAVRGGQSRA